The Atlantibacter hermannii genomic interval GAAATCATGCCGGACACCGGCGCGCCCATAATGCCGAACGGGATCAGCCAGTCATCATCGCTGGCGGCGAGCCAGGCTTTGCCGCACGGATCGGCGAGTACGGCCAGCCGGGGTTCTTCCGGGTAGCCGGGACGGTGACGTAAACTCCGGCGCAGTTCGCCGGAAATGGCGCCTTTACCGGTCCATCCGTCGACAAACACAATCCCTTTCGTGCCGTGACGCGATTCCATCCAAGCCAGTGCTGCTTCATCAATACCGCGATCGCGAATAATGCTAATACCGTAATGATGGGATGTTTTGCCCATCTCACGCAGGGTCTGATGCAGCATCACGCCCAGCGGTACGCCAGCGCGCACCAGGCTTGCCAGCACGATCGGCGTATCGCCAAAGCGCTCCGCCAGCGCCTGCGCCAGCATCGCCACTTCTTTGGCTAACCGCTCTGCGCCGCGATCCAGCGCCCGGGAGAAAATATCCAGATGCCACGGCGTAGGGGCGGGCTCCTGGCTCAGCATGTCGGAATAGTGGCGCGCACCGGACTGGATCAACTGCTCTTTCTGATCCACCGGCGTCATTTCTATCTCGACCGGCTGGAGCAAAAAGTGAACGTCCTGCGGTAAATAGGAGCCGGAAAACGGCGTAAAGTCAGTCATACAGTTCTCCGAAAAGCGTTTGGGTAATGTGCCGGGCAAACTGGCTCTGGCGCGGCAGGCCGAACCAGGTACAGAGCCGCATAAACCGGTGATCGCTTAAGCTGTCGCCGAGACCGATGACCGGGAAGACGCCGCGCTGTTGGCGCAGTTTTTCCAGCAAATACGTGACCGCCAGCCCTTTCTCCACCACCGTTGGCAACCAGGCGACGTTATTGCTGTTGCGATGGATGTAGTAGCCCTCTGTCGGGAATGTGCGTTCAATTTCATCGGCGATGGCGTTCAGCTCGTCAAGACGGGTGCTGTCACGGTGTTTCATCACCAGATAGACCGGTACTTCGCCGTATTCATAGTTGATGCGCGCCCAGCCGTTGATATTGCGCGCCGCCATCATTTCCGTGATCGCGCTCTGCATCGCCAGCAGCTTGTCGGCATAGGGCTGGAGTTTCGCCAGCATCAATGCCCGCCATGTCTCATCCGGGTTACCTTGCGGGTCGAGGATCACCGCGCCGTGGGTCGTCACCGCCCATGAGCGGAACGGAATGGTGACGCGGGCAATCTCTTCGGTGCCGCGTGCCGTCACCGGGATCAGCTCGGCATGCTCCAGCATCCAGTCCACCAGCATCGCTTGTTCTTCGGTCATAAAGCTGCGCGGCTCAAGACTGCGATCCAGCGCGCCCGTGCGGAAAGGCGCCAGATCCAGTTCATCCACCATCTTGCGGCGAGTCTGGAATAATGTGTCGTCGAGATCGGAAAAAATAACCGGTCTATTCATAGCTAATGACCTCTACGCGGGGCGCAACCAGGCGCAGCGCATCCAGCAACGTGCGATCAATGCTGGCGGCGGGGGTTTCCGCGCACAACAGAATGCGATCGAACTGCTGATGCGCGACGTTATAGACAAAATTGGCAATGCCGAGGCCGTAATTATCCGTAAAGGCAATGGCGGACTGGATGGCGAAACCGGTCGCGATCGGCGAGCGGGTGGTGGAACTGTATTTTACGGCGGCACCGGCTTTTTCCAGCCGTTCAGCCAGTAAAAACGGTTCCCAGACAAATTCGCCGGTGCCCAGCACCAGGATCTTTTCGCCCGCACGGGGGGTGATGTGCGTGCCCAGATCGCCTGACGGGGCCACCATGCCCAGCCGTCCCCAGCTTTGGCGACCGGTGATGGGTACGCTGCCGGTGGCCGTCACGTTTACCGCAGGCATCACCGGAACTGGGGCCGAGGGATTGGGCTCCCAGTGCCAGTCACCCCGCACCAGCGAGACGGTGTGCAGGGGCAGCGCGCAACGCTGTGCCAGCGCGTCGCCGCTCCAGTCGGTAAGCGTGACCGCGACGACGTTCGTCAGCTGCGATAAGCCGGCGTTTTGTAGCGCTTCAAGCAGATTAATAAACGTATTGCCAGTAGTGGCTTCATCGTCGATTAAGACCAGCGTCCGGGCATTCAGCACCCGGCGGCGCAGTTCGGCGTCGTCAGGCAAATAGATCAGATGATCGGTGGCGTGGCTGTGGTTTTCTTTAAATTCGCACAGCAGTTCGCCGGGGACAGGGTGGCGCGTCGAGGTTAGATAGACCGGTTCCGCCACGTGGCGACGCAGTTCGTCAAACACGCCAGCCCCCAGACCAACGGCAGTTTCCGCCATGCCGATAAACAACACCGGGCCTGTATCAGGAACCGGAAACTGCTCGGCCAGCTGCCGGTAAACCGATCGCATAATGCCAGGCGCGACCGGAATATGGCGGCCCAGCACTTTGCTGACAAATAAGAAGGCGCGTTTAGGATTACGGCGCTCAGCCATCTCGAACAGCTCATCCAGATGACGCATCCCGCCAGTGGGCGTCACGCGTAACGTGCCGCTGGACAGCGTTCGGCTCCAGGGCTGAAATTCACTCATGGGCATTCCTTTCAGAAAACAGATTGGCCAGCGTGGGTTCCCAGATCACCGCTTCGGTGATTGGCCTGACGATAGCCGGTGTAAAAGCGCGCTCCGTTTCATCGAGCACGTCCTGCTGGCTCATCAGCCCTAACTGGCGGAAAGCAAACAGGCCGGGCAGGTTGACGCCGCCAGCCCGGGTATAACCGATGCCGCCGGAAGGACGCATATTAATTTCGAGCAGCAACGGTTTGCCGCTGGCGTTATTGCGGGTTTGCACATTGACCAGCCCATCGGCCTTCATAATGCGGGCACAGGCTTTTGCCAGTTCAAACGCCTCGCCGTGGTTTTCCAGATATTGCACCGAGCCCTCTTTACGACGGCCCACCGCCGCCAGGACCTGGCCGTCCTCGACCAGCATATCCACTGAATATTCCGGGCCGGGCAGATACGGCATCAGCACCAGCGGCTCGAACTCACCGGCCTGCTCCAGCGCGCTGAGATAAAAGCGTGCATTCACTTTACGGCTGTCGGGATGGGTGAAATGCGCCATGGGCGAAACCGTTTCATCAAACCGCCAGAATCCCATGCCATAAATACCTTTTACCGGCTTCACACACAGCGATTTACTGGCGAACGGCGAACGGGCAAGCAGCGCGCGCAGGTCGTTTACCGAATCCACGCGCAGGGAAGGGACCACCGGCAATCCGGCTTTTTCCATCGCATGGGCGTATTCAACTTTATCGTCGGCGAGTTCAAACATGGCGGGATGTCGGGAGCCGGTGGTGAGCGTTGCGCCACTCGCCGTAATTTCAGCGCGATGGGCTTCGAACCAGGCGGCGTGGCGTCCGGTATGAATCGCTTTAACACCTAAGGCGTTAACCGTATTCAGGATAAACGCCAGCCGGTCATTGTCGTCTTGCGGCTCAATCAGGGCGATATCCGCCTGAGACAGGATCTCATGGCGATCGTTACGGTGCGACGCAATCACCGTCACATCGGTCTGCTTACGCTTAGCGAACGCGCGTATGCCCAGGATCAGATCGCGCTGGGAGGACAAGCTTTCCATAAGCCAGATTGTAGGGGTCATTTTTTATTACCGATGGGGCGAAAGGGAGTGTCTACAGTTAGCTTATAAGTCTAGGAAGCGGTAGAAAAGATGTCAATCATATTATGATTTCAAATGTGTTCACCAAAAATCATTGAAAAAAGTGATGGTTTTACGGCGTTCCTGTAAAAGGAATGCGTGATAATTTTTTTGTAATGTATTAATTATTATGTAATTTACTTTTCTTTGAAAATTAGCGTCTAAAATGATCTTGTTCATTAACACCATCATGATATGATTTTTAGCTGATGGATTTTGATGTAAAAACGTAGCCTTTTTTCAAGAGCAACTTTATGGAGATCTGACCATGGTTTCATTAACCAAAAACCAAACTGTTTCACTTTCCAAGCAATCGTCGGCGTTAAATCAGCTGCATTTCGGCCTGGGCTGGGATCCCATCAAGAAAAAAGGGATGTTTGGCAAACTGTTTGGCGGTAATGATTCCATCGATCTCGATGCGGGCTGCGTTCTGCTGGATAAATCGGGTGCGAAAATCGATACCGTCTGGTTCCGTAAACTGAAATCTTCCTGCAACTCTGTGATTCACAGTGGCGATAACTTAACGGGCGAAGGCGATGGCGACGATGAAGTGATTCGCGTCGATCTGACGCGTTTACCTGCGCAGGTGGAATATCTGGCGTTTACCGTCAACAGCTTCCGTGGTCAGAGCTTTAACGATGTAGAAAATGCCTTCTGCCGCGTGGTCGATCAAAACAACAAAGAGCTGGCGCGTTATCAGTTGAATGAGCAAGGCTCTCATACCGGGATTGTGATTGCGTCGCTGCGCCGCAACAACGGCGAATGGGATTTTACCGCGCTGGGCAAAGCCTGTAGCGGCCGTACTATTGACGACATGCACAACGACATCGTCGCGGCAGTGGTGCGCTCATGAATATGACCGCGGGAGGCAATGCCTCCGTTCCCTCTCAAACGTTGACGGTACGCGTGCTGTCCGGCGCGGCGGTGGACGCCTCTGCGTTCCGGCTGTTCGCCACCGGCAAAGTTAATGGCGATGCCGACATGGTGTTTTACGGCCAGCCGAAAAACGATGACGGCACCATTGCGCTCAGCAACGAGGGCAATAACACCGCGTTTACCGTGGATCTGAACCGTCTTAAAGCGGATGTACAAAAAGTGGCGTTTACCGTCACCTGCGACGGCAACCAAACCGTGGCGGGATTACAACGTCTGGCGATTCAGGTTGAAGCCGCAGGCGAAGTGTTGCTCAGCGGCGTGGTCGATCTGAATGGCCGCCAGGAAGCCGCGCTGATTTTGGGTGAACTGTATCGCCGCAATAGCGAATGGAAATTCCGTTTTATCGCCCAGGGCTTTAACGGTGGCCTGAAGCCGCTGGCGGAGCATTTCGGCGTGGATGTGGCGGACAGTCCGGCCCCGACGGCAGCCCCTGCGCCGACCTCAGCGCCAGCTCCGACGCCGGCACCGTCTAAGATCAATCTCAGCAAAGTTTCTCTGACCAAAGAGAAACCGGCGATCAGCCTGACCAAGCGGGATAACTTCGGTGAGATCCGCATCAACCTGAACTGGCATCGCGGCAATCCGGCCACCGGTCTGCGCGCCGTATTCGGCGGTAATAAAGGCATCGACCTGGATCTGGGCGCGTTTATCGAACTGAGCGACGGCTACAAAACCGTGATTCAGGCGTTGGGCAATCGCTTTGGTGCAATGGACAGCGAGCCTTATGTGCAGTTGCAGGGCGACGATCGCACCGGCGAATTTTCTACAGGCGAATGGCTGCACGTTAACGGTCGCGAGTGGAAACACATCCGCGAAGTGCTGATTTTCGCTTTTATTTACGAAGGCGTTCCGAGCTGGGACAAAACCGACGGCGTGGTCACGCTGTTTATTCCTGACCAACCGCCGATTGAAACACGTATGACCGAAGGGCAGAACAACCGCAACATGTGTGCCATCGCCCGTCTGGTCAACGAAAACGGCAATATAAAAGTAGAACGAATTAACCAGTTCTTTAATGGACATAGTGATATGGACAAGGCGTTCGGCTGGGGCTTTAGCTGGAAAGCAGGCTCCAAATAATTTCTTTGGCAGAGGGTGACGTATGAGTTTCTTCAATAAAGTAAAAGGGGCGTTCAACGCCAGTCGCGACGAGTTAACCAAGCAGGTTGGCCGTTTCAAGAACAAAAAATTTATGCAGGGTACGGTAGCCGTCTGCGCGCGCATCGCAGTATCCAGCGACGGTGTCAGTTCAGAAGAGAAGCAGAAAATGATCGGTTTTCTGCGCGCGTCTGACGAGTTGAAAGTCTTCGATACCGCCGAGGTCATCGAGTTCTTTAACAAACTGGTGAGCAGCTTCGATTTCGATATGGAAATCGGCAAAGGCGAAACCATGAAGTACATCCTGGCGCTGAAAGATCAGCCTGAAGCCGCCCAGCTGGCGGTACGCGTAGGGATTGCCGTCGCGAAAAGCGACGGTAATTTCGACCCGGACGAACAGAAAGCGGCGCGTGAAATTGCCATTGCTCTGGGTTTTGAACCGGCCGAATTCGGTCTTTGATGTAATCTTGTAAGGGTTTTCTATGGTATCTACGCATATTGGCTTCCCTACCGAAACGGTCATTGTGTTCGTCGCACTGGCTGTGGGAGCCATTTTTATCGACCTGTTCATGCACCGCCATGACAAACCGATTTCGCTGAAAAGCGCAGCGCTGTGGTCCGTTTTCTGGGTCGTGGTAGCGATGGCGTTCGCGGGTTTCCTCTATATTCACCATGGAGCGGAAGTCGCCAGCCTGTTTGTAACCGGTTATGCGCTTGAGAAAGTGCTGTCGGTCGATAACCTGTTCGTGATGATGGCGATTTTCTCGTGGTTCGCCGTGCCGGATCGTTATCGCCACCGTGTGTTGTACTGGGGCATTATCGGCGCCATCGTGTTCAGGGGCATCTTCGTTGCGATTGGTACCGGCCTGCTGAGCCTTGGTCCATACGTTGAAGTCGTCTTTGCGCTGATTGTGGCCTGGACGGCCGTCATGATGCTGAAAAGCGGTGATGATGATGACGAGATTGAGGATTACTCCCAGCATCTCGCCTACCGAATGGTGAAGCGCTTCTTCCCAATCTGGCCGAAACTGAGAGGGCACGCCTTCCTGTTGAACCAGAAAGAGGTGGATGAAGAGCTGGCGAAGCCGGAAAACAAAGACATTACTATTGGTCGTGGGCAAAAAGCCGCGCTGTACGCGACACCGCTGATGCTGTGTGTGGCGGTCGTGGAGCTGTCGGACGTGATGTTCGCTTTCGACTCCGTACCGGCCATTATCGCGGTCAGCCGCGAGCCGCTGATTGTCTATAGCGCCATGATGTTCGCTATCCTCGGCCTGCGTACGTTGTACTTTGTTCTGGAAGCCCTTAAGCAGTACCTGGTTCACCTGGAAAAAGCCGTTATTGTGTTACTGTTCTTCATCGCCGCTAAACTGGGGCTGAACGCAACGGACCATATCTGGCACCACGGTTTTAATATTTCGGCAACGACGAGCCTGTTTGTGGTTCTGGGTGTGCTTGCGTTGGGTATCGTGGCGAGCATTATGTTCCCCGGCAAACCCGATTCTGAGGAGAAGAAGGAGGGCTAATCTTCCTTTTTCTCAGACGAAGAAAAATATTAACCAGAGAGGATTTAACAATGAGTGTTTCTCTTTCTAAAGGCGGGAATGTTTCCCTGAGCAAAGCGGCGCCAACCATGAAGAACGTTCTGGTTGGCCTGGGTTGGGACGTCCGTGCGACCGATGGTCAGGACTTTGACCTTGATGCTTCTGCTTTCCTGCTTTCCGCCAGTGGAAAAGTACGCAGCGACGCCGATTTCATTTTCTACAACAATCTGAAATCTGCTGACGGCTCTGTCACGCATACCGGTGACAACCGTACCGGTGAAGGCGACGGCGATGATGAATCATTGAAAATCAAACTGGATTTAATCCCGGCCGACGTCGACAAAATTGTCTTCGTGGTCACTATTCACGACGCGCAGGTGCGCCGTCAAAGCTTCGGTCAGGTGTCAGGCGCATTTATCCGTCTGGTAAATGACGACAACCAAACCGAAGTGGCGCGTTATGACCTGACCGAAGATGCCTCCACGGAAACCGCAATGCTGTTTGGCGAACTCTATCGCCACAACACCGAGTGGAAATTCCGCGCGGTGGGTCAGGGTTATGCGGGCGGTCTGGGCTCAGTTTGTGCCCAGTACGGCATTAACGCGTCTTAATGTATCTCTATAGCGGGCAGGTTATCTGCCCGTTTCTCTCCCTAAAAGCAGGAGCTTAACAATGGCAGTTTCTCTCGTAAAAGGCGGTAACGTATCCCTCACTAAAGAAGCACCGACCATGAATATCGCCATGGCTGGCCTGGGCTGGGATGCGCGTGTGACTGACGGTCAGGGCTTCGACCTTGACGCTTCCGTATTTATGGTTGGTGAAGATGGTAAAGTGCTGAACGACAGCAGCTTCATCTTCTTTAACAACAAGCTGAGCGCCTGCGGCTCCGTTGAGCACCAGGGGCGACAACCGTACCGGTGAAGGCGACGGCGACGACGAGCAGATCAAAATCGATCTGGCTAAAGTGCCTGCTGAAGTGAAAAAGCTGGTTTTCGCGGTCACTATTTATGACGCGGAAGCCCGTAAGCAGAACTTCGGTATGGTAAGCAACAGCTATATGCGTATCTACAACAACGATAACGGCACCGAAATCGCCCGTTTCGATCTGTCTGAAGACGCTTCTACTGAAACCGCGATGATTTTTGGCGAGCTGTATCGCCACGGCGCAGAGTGGAAATTCAAAGCGGTAGGCCAGGGCTTTGCCGGCGGCTTGTCTGCGCTGGCGTCGCAGCACGGCGTTAACGTGTAACGTTAGCGCTTTGGCGATAAAAAACCCCGGCATGCCGGGGTTTTTTGTTGGCTGGGGTTTAGGGCACGGGGTTATTCGGTTGAATGGTTCTGTTCGGTGGAATGGTTCCGTTCGCCTGGACTTTTAAGTCAGTCTTAAGCGCAGGTGTCGGCGAACGTGTCAGGGGCGCTCGCCGCCGCGCCCCCGACACCCCCGGCTCCCCCGAGCGAAATCGCCGCTTCGCGGATTACTCGGCCCATCCATGGGCCTCGCCCCTCCGGGGTCGCCGCAAGCGGCGTTCAAATTTGCTCCCGGCAAATTTGTCCTCGGCTTATCGCGTCCGGCTTCGGGTCGGGCGCGATGCTACATCCTGTAGCTCGCATCCTCTGGCGGCATCCATGCCGCCAGCCCCGGCCTCCCGAGAACGCCTCGGCGATTTCGATGGGGAGTGAAAACCCCCGCGATACGTTCAGGTGATTACTGAAACGACTTAATGGCTAACAGTTTGAAAAGCCACAGCGACAAAGTCTGCTCAGTAAAAAACACAAAACCCAAAGTTGGGGGGTGTTGAGTCCGGCATCAAAATCGCCGGGAGCGCTTTTGAATAAGGCTTGCGTTGAAGCGAGGAGAGGGAGGCGAGGGAACCGCGCAGAGGCGATTTTGCTGGCCGGGAGCGGGGATTGCAAAGGGGAGTGCGGAACTCCCCTTTGCCCGTTCGTGTGCTACGGAGTCACGTTGTGCCACAAACGCCTGGCGAACGGAACAATTCCACCGTTCGGAATCTCCGCAATTACTCCGGTAACTCCGTCACCCGCACGCGCTGCACCGGTGAACGGCGCTTCGACCAGGCGGGATGGAAGTGACGCCAGTGGGCATCCTGCGCAGCCGCCAGCAGTTCGTAGTCTCCACGGGTATCGCCCCAGGCGCGCAAATGATATTCACCCAGATGACCGTACACGCTTTCCAGCCGTTTCACTTTCTGTTCGCAGCGGCAGTTATGACCGGTAATTCGGCCGGTCAGAATCCCGTCGCTGACCTCCAGCTGGGTGCCGATAAGCTTAATCCCCAGACGATCGGCGAAAGGCTGCAACACCATCGCAGGCGAAGCGGAACAGATGGTGACTTCCGCGCCGGAGTTGACTTCCGCCGCCACGGCCAGCAGGCCGCTGGGGCGCATCAGGCGAGTCCAGGAAATTTCACAGAACGCCTGCGCTTTCTGTCGTAACCAGCGCTCATCCACCCCTGTCAGAAAGGTTTGGATCAGCACTTCTTTAAGTTCATCACGGGTGAGTTTTTTTCGCATGCAGCGCAGAGTGGGCAACGCCAGGCGCACCATCCGCGCAGCAAATACACGCTTGCCAAAGGCGAAGCGGAGAAAGGGAATAAAGCTGTCGTGGTGCGTCAGCGTTCCGTCGAAATCAAAGACCGACAGGACCTTCGCAGAGGGTTGCATGGTGCTCATTCCAAAATTCTCCCGTTACACATCATTCAGTCCATACTGCCAGTCGGGATAATAGCAGAACCCTCGCCAGCTGGCAGCGTGGAAGGTCACGTGGGGTGATATTGTGTCCCCCAATACCCCCACTGAAGGTGTTGTCGCTCCGGCAGTAAATCTCCTATCTTGTTGTTTATTAAGAGAATAATTGCTTTTATGTTGCTTTTTATTAAAAAGCTAATCTTTTCATGGTGTTATCTTTTTCCTGGTGTAACTTCACGTTTTCAGGCCGTTGTTGGCTAAAGAATTACCAGTCCAGGTCGTTAATGGATATATCCCTCCTTGCATAAGCTTATTCATCATGTGGAAAACTACGCACTCTCGCTTCATCCTTATGCTTATCGGTTTTTTTGTTGTTTTACTCGGCGTGACGTTTCTGGTGATTCGCCAGTTCGTGGCACCACAGCTTATCGCGACGGAAAGCGAGCTGATCCGCTACACGGTAGATGCGCAAAGCGATGCAATTACGGAACAGATGAACCGCGTCAAAGCGCAACAGCGCACGATCACTGAAGTGATTGGCGGTCTGCAAAGCGACCAGATTGACGCCTTGCTGCCGAATCTGGTGAATCAGTACAACGATCTCAACGTCTTTGGCGGCGGGATTTGGCCGCTGCCGGGCAACCGTGCGCCGGATCGCGACCGCTTTAGTACCTTTTTTGCCCGCGACAACGCCGGCAATTTGCAGGTCAACACCGTATGGAACCAGCCTGAATCTGAAAAATACTGGGAGCAGCCGTGGTACAAAGACGGCATGAGCGCGCCGAAAGGCGAGTGTGCCTGGGCGAAAGCGTATCAGGACGCCGCCAGCCCGCAGCCGCGCACCAACTGCGCCATGGCGATCTGGCGCGACGGCAAAGTTTGGGGCGTATCCACCATCGATGTGACCCTCGGCTTTTTTAACAATCTTGCGAAACAGATGAGCGAAGCCACCCATGGCCGTGTGCTGATTGTTGAGCAGGACGGTAAAGTGGTCGGCAACGGTAACCCGGAACAGGGCAAAGCGGATCTGCAATATCTGCGCGATCTTAAAGTCCCGGCGGAAGCCACCATCATGGGACTGCTCAAAAACGCCTCCAGTGAGCACGCCAGCGGGACGTATGACGGTGAGAACGGCGAGCAGACCTTACTCGTTCAGGCCATCAGCGGCAGCCCGTGGTATCTGGTGGTGGATATTCCATCCAGCCTGCTGTCACGCCAGTCATCCAGTATCATCACCCAGATCTCCCTGGTGCAGATCGTGCTTGGTTTGATCCTTGTGCTGGTACTGTTGGGCTTTGTTCGCACCATTTTCAAAAACCTGGAAAGGCTCAACAAAAACATTCAGTCGTTGTCCAGCGGCGGTGCCGACTTAACCCAGCGTTTACCGGAAAGCAAAAGCCCGGAATTCAACGCGGTGACCACCAGTTTCAACAGCTTTATCGCCTATTTGCAGGAGCTGATGGGGCAGGTGGGCATGAGCGCACAGGCCATCTCCTCGGCATCGCGGCAGATTGCTGGCGGCAACCTGGATCTCTCTTCGCGTACCGAAGAGCAATCTGCGTCCATCGTTGAAACGGCGGCGTCAATGGAAGAGCTGACCAGTACGGTGCGTCAGAATGCCGATAACGCCGTCCAGGCCAACCAGCTTGCGTCTCAGGCATCGGACGTGGCGCGGGAAGGGGCGATGGTGGTCAACAGCGTCGTCAACACCATGGATAAAATTAATACCTCCTCCAGTAAAGTGGTGGATATTATCGGCGTGATCGATGGCATCGCATTCCAGACCAATATCCTGGCGCTGAACGCCGCCGTGGAAGCCGCTCGCGCAGGCGAGCAGGGCCGTGGTTTCGCTGTGGTGGCCGGTGAAGTGCGTAACCTGGCGAGCCGCAGCGCCCAGGCCGCCCAGGAGATCAAAAAGCTGATTGAAGAATCGGTAAATAACATCGAACAGGGCAGCGAACTGGTACGCAAAGCGGGCACGACCATGGATGGCCTGATGGAGCGTGTGGAAGGCGTCACGGTGTTGATCTCGGAAATCAGTTCCGCCAGCAGCGAGCAGAGCCGCGGCATCGATCAAATCAACCTGGCGATCACCCAGCTCGACAGCACCACCCAACAAAACGCCGCGCTGGTAGAGCAGGTCTCCGCTGCCGCACAGTCCATGGAAGAGCAATCCAACCAGCTGGAGCTGGTGGTGGCAGGCTTTAAGATTTAACCGTTATGGCGGGGCGTTACGCCCCGTCTCGCGTGTCTATACTTGTGTGCATCACTCACACAGGGAGACACGACAATGACCCAGACAACGCTCAAACCGGTGCTGTTTGTGCTCACCAGCTATAGCGACGTGGCGCACAACATCTCCGGTTTCTTTTTTTCCGAACTCACGCATCCCTTACACGTCATTGAGCAGGCCGGTATACCTGCCGCTTTTGCGTCCATTCAGGGTGGAGAGCCGCCGGTGTATGCGGTGGATTTGGATGACGACGTGAATGCCCGCTACTGGAACGACGACGCTTTCAGGAACAAACTCAGCCACACTCTGAAACTGTCGGAGGCAAAAAGCGATGACTACAGCGCGGTGCTGTTTGTCGGCGGCCACGGCACCATGTGGGATTTTCCGGACAGCCCGGATGTTCAGCGCATCATCCGTGAGTTATATGAGGCGAACAAACCTGTTGCGGCGGTGTGCCATGGCCCGGCAGCGCTGGTCAATGCGACGCTCAGCGATGGTCGTTATCTGGTAGAGGGCAAACGTGTCGCAGCGTTTACCGATGCCGAAGAGCGCGCGGTAAAACTGGCGGAAGTGGTGCCTTTTTTACTGGAAACCACGCTGAAAAGCCGTGGCGCGCATCATCAGGCCGCGGGGGAATGGCAGCCGCTCACCGTGGTTGACGGCAATCTGATTACCGGGCAGAACCCGCAGTCGGCCACCGGCGTCGGCGAAGCCCTGCGCGATAAACTTAACGGCTAAACCGGCTAAGGCGTTCCGTTGTCGCCGTGGCGGCGGAACGCCGGACGTTGCCCAAGCCGGGCAAACCACGCATCAACGGCAGGCACGTCAGGGCGCTCAAAAGGCGTCATTTTCCAGCGGTTCACCGACAGGCCGAGTACGATATCCGCCAGCGTGAACGTCTGGCCTGTTACCCACAGGCCGCTTTGTTCGAGTTCGCGTTCCAGAATGAGGATGCAGCGATTCCAGTCGGCGATGCTGGCGTTGATGTCACTTTGCGAGGTGTAGTCCGGGTTTCTTCGCACCAGCGCGTTAAACGCGTACCGCCAGGCGCTGTTAAGTTCGGTAGCCTGCCAGTCCATCCATTTCTCCACCCGCGCGCGACCGCGTGGCGTGCCTGACAGTAAATCCTCGCGGCCCGCTTTACCCACCAGATAGCGGCAGATGGTGTTCGACTCCCACAGAACAAACCCTTCATCAATCAATACCGGCACCTGGCCATTCGGGTTTAGCGCCAAAAATTCCGGCGTATCAGTGGGCTTATAGCCGCTGCCGTACTGCTCCAGTTGATAATCCAGCCCCACTTCCTCGCAGGTCCAGAGCACTTTACGCACATTAATCGAGGTGCTTTTTCCAAGAATTTTTAGCATTGCCGCTGCTCTCTTTTCATCAGGGATAATAAAAATATAGCAGCGCGCTGCGTGCTGATTTGCATAAGCGTTTTGGTCCACGGCCCCCGTTGCGGCCTCCTTGTAACCACAATGCCCACCTATATAGCCATTCGTTATAACGCATATTTATTTATTCGTTCTGTGTATCAATACTGCTGGGTATATTCATTGAAAAGCACATCACCAAAAATGAGAAACCTCCGGGCGCGACGCACACCGTGACTGGCAGGATTCCAGGGGCAACGACACATCATGATTGTTTTGCGGAACATTTCGAAAATCTTTCATCACGGCAAGGATGCGCTGACCGCGGTGGATGACGTCAGCCTCGATATCGGGCGCGGACAAATTTACGG includes:
- a CDS encoding Protein of uncharacterised function (DUF3706), which encodes MSEFQPWSRTLSSGTLRVTPTGGMRHLDELFEMAERRNPKRAFLFVSKVLGRHIPVAPGIMRSVYRQLAEQFPVPDTGPVLFIGMAETAVGLGAGVFDELRRHVAEPVYLTSTRHPVPGELLCEFKENHSHATDHLIYLPDDAELRRRVLNARTLVLIDDEATTGNTFINLLEALQNAGLSQLTNVVAVTLTDWSGDALAQRCALPLHTVSLVRGDWHWEPNPSAPVPVMPAVNVTATGSVPITGRQSWGRLGMVAPSGDLGTHITPRAGEKILVLGTGEFVWEPFLLAERLEKAGAAVKYSSTTRSPIATGFAIQSAIAFTDNYGLGIANFVYNVAHQQFDRILLCAETPAASIDRTLLDALRLVAPRVEVISYE
- the terB gene encoding TerB → MSFFNKVKGAFNASRDELTKQVGRFKNKKFMQGTVAVCARIAVSSDGVSSEEKQKMIGFLRASDELKVFDTAEVIEFFNKLVSSFDFDMEIGKGETMKYILALKDQPEAAQLAVRVGIAVAKSDGNFDPDEQKAAREIAIALGFEPAEFGL
- a CDS encoding putative ATP-binding protein, coding for MTDFTPFSGSYLPQDVHFLLQPVEIEMTPVDQKEQLIQSGARHYSDMLSQEPAPTPWHLDIFSRALDRGAERLAKEVAMLAQALAERFGDTPIVLASLVRAGVPLGVMLHQTLREMGKTSHHYGISIIRDRGIDEAALAWMESRHGTKGIVFVDGWTGKGAISGELRRSLRHRPGYPEEPRLAVLADPCGKAWLAASDDDWLIPFGIMGAPVSGMISRSIWSGDGLHGCVVCDHLAEFECSRMLVDTVAQYRQRLDFTTLPRGDLSDARKTQLQQRSEHVIHTLAETWQIASINRIKPGIAEATRAVLRRVPDHVLVRTADDPDVALLVHLAREKGIAITEVGDAIGQYRAVTIIKKVL
- the terZ gene encoding TerZ; translation: MVSLTKNQTVSLSKQSSALNQLHFGLGWDPIKKKGMFGKLFGGNDSIDLDAGCVLLDKSGAKIDTVWFRKLKSSCNSVIHSGDNLTGEGDGDDEVIRVDLTRLPAQVEYLAFTVNSFRGQSFNDVENAFCRVVDQNNKELARYQLNEQGSHTGIVIASLRRNNGEWDFTALGKACSGRTIDDMHNDIVAAVVRS
- a CDS encoding ATP-grasp domain-containing protein, with protein sequence MESLSSQRDLILGIRAFAKRKQTDVTVIASHRNDRHEILSQADIALIEPQDDNDRLAFILNTVNALGVKAIHTGRHAAWFEAHRAEITASGATLTTGSRHPAMFELADDKVEYAHAMEKAGLPVVPSLRVDSVNDLRALLARSPFASKSLCVKPVKGIYGMGFWRFDETVSPMAHFTHPDSRKVNARFYLSALEQAGEFEPLVLMPYLPGPEYSVDMLVEDGQVLAAVGRRKEGSVQYLENHGEAFELAKACARIMKADGLVNVQTRNNASGKPLLLEINMRPSGGIGYTRAGGVNLPGLFAFRQLGLMSQQDVLDETERAFTPAIVRPITEAVIWEPTLANLFSERNAHE
- the terA gene encoding TerA → MNMTAGGNASVPSQTLTVRVLSGAAVDASAFRLFATGKVNGDADMVFYGQPKNDDGTIALSNEGNNTAFTVDLNRLKADVQKVAFTVTCDGNQTVAGLQRLAIQVEAAGEVLLSGVVDLNGRQEAALILGELYRRNSEWKFRFIAQGFNGGLKPLAEHFGVDVADSPAPTAAPAPTSAPAPTPAPSKINLSKVSLTKEKPAISLTKRDNFGEIRINLNWHRGNPATGLRAVFGGNKGIDLDLGAFIELSDGYKTVIQALGNRFGAMDSEPYVQLQGDDRTGEFSTGEWLHVNGREWKHIREVLIFAFIYEGVPSWDKTDGVVTLFIPDQPPIETRMTEGQNNRNMCAIARLVNENGNIKVERINQFFNGHSDMDKAFGWGFSWKAGSK